The following coding sequences are from one Reyranella humidisoli window:
- a CDS encoding branched-chain amino acid aminotransferase yields the protein MSTLQFTSVPHPSPVSAEKRAELLKNPGFGRVFSDHMVTIRYHETKGWYDAKVEPRAPIPMDPAAAVLHYAQEIFEGLKAYRTADGGATLFRPLENARRFQQSAERLAMPILPEDVFLEAVDQLVKIDRAWIPDGDGSLYIRPFMFANEIFLGVKPSSDYLFIVIASSVGAYFKTDAPAVSVWVSQDYTRAAPGGTGAAKCGGNYASSLQAQAEATRHGCDQVVFLDAVEQRWIEELGGMNIFFVFDDGSMITPPLGGTILPGITRNSLLTLARDKGIKVSEERYSIDQWRKDAASGRLREAFACGTAAVVTPIGTVRSNDGEFMMGNGGSGAKTEELKAALVGIQRGRVADPHGWIHKVY from the coding sequence ATGTCCACGCTTCAATTCACCAGCGTTCCGCATCCGTCGCCGGTCTCCGCCGAGAAGCGCGCGGAATTGCTCAAGAATCCGGGCTTCGGCCGGGTCTTTTCCGACCACATGGTCACCATCCGCTATCATGAGACCAAGGGCTGGTATGACGCCAAGGTCGAGCCGCGCGCGCCGATCCCGATGGATCCGGCCGCGGCGGTCCTGCACTACGCGCAGGAGATCTTCGAGGGGCTGAAGGCCTACCGCACCGCCGACGGCGGCGCGACGCTGTTCCGCCCGCTGGAGAATGCCCGCCGCTTCCAGCAGTCGGCCGAGCGCCTCGCCATGCCGATCCTGCCGGAGGACGTGTTCCTCGAGGCTGTCGACCAGCTCGTGAAGATCGACCGCGCCTGGATCCCGGACGGCGACGGCAGCCTTTACATCCGGCCGTTCATGTTCGCCAACGAGATCTTCCTCGGCGTGAAGCCCTCGTCGGACTACCTGTTCATCGTCATCGCCTCGTCGGTCGGGGCCTATTTCAAGACCGATGCACCCGCGGTGTCGGTGTGGGTCTCGCAGGATTACACGCGCGCGGCTCCCGGCGGCACGGGCGCCGCCAAGTGCGGCGGCAACTACGCCTCCAGCCTCCAGGCGCAGGCCGAGGCGACGCGCCATGGCTGCGACCAGGTCGTGTTCCTCGACGCCGTCGAGCAGCGCTGGATCGAGGAGCTGGGTGGCATGAACATCTTCTTCGTGTTCGACGACGGCTCGATGATCACCCCGCCGCTCGGCGGCACGATCCTGCCCGGCATCACCCGCAACTCGCTGCTGACGCTGGCCAGGGACAAGGGCATCAAGGTGAGCGAGGAGCGCTACTCGATCGACCAGTGGCGCAAGGATGCCGCCAGCGGCCGCCTGCGCGAGGCCTTCGCCTGCGGCACCGCCGCGGTCGTCACGCCGATCGGCACGGTCCGCAGCAACGACGGCGAGTTCATGATGGGCAATGGCGGCTCCGGCGCCAAGACCGAGGAACTGAAGGCCGCCCTCGTCGGCATCCAGCGCGGCCGCGTCGCCGACCCGCACGGCTGGATCCACAAGGTTTACTAG